A genomic stretch from Mus pahari chromosome 6, PAHARI_EIJ_v1.1, whole genome shotgun sequence includes:
- the Gpbp1l1 gene encoding vasculin-like protein 1 codes for MAQHDFVPAWLNFSTPQSAKSSTATFDKHGEHLSRGEGRFGISRRRHNSSDGFFNNGPLRTTGDSWHQPSLFRHDSVDSGVSKGAYAGTTGNLSGWHGSSRGHDGMSQRSGGSTGNHRHWNGSFHSRKGCAFQEKTPTEIREEKKEDKVEKLQFEEEDFPSLNPEAGKQNQLCRPVGTPSGVWENPPSAKQPSKMLVIKKISKEDPAAAFSAAFTSSGSHHANGNKVSTMVPSVYKNLVPKPAPPPSKPNAWKANRMEHKSGSLCSSRESAFTNPISVTKPVVLAAGAVLHSPKESPSSTTPPIEISSSRLTKLTRRTTDRKSEFLKTLKDERNGDCSESRDCDKLEGLRSESSHTPEPKEHGEQACLQNGLSLPMVEEGEVLSHSLEAEHRLLKAMGWQEYPENDESCLPLTEDELKEFHVRTEQLRRNGFVKNGFLQSRGSSLFSPWRGTCIAECEDSDTETSSSETSDDDAWK; via the exons TCATCTACAGCCACCTTTGACAAACACGGAGAGCACCTATCCCGTGGAGAAGGTAGATTTGGAATAAGCCGTCGTCGACATAATTCCTCTGATGGCTTTTTTAACAATGGACCTCTACGGACTACAGGAG ATTCTTGGCACCAACCCTCCCTATTCCGCCATGATTCTGTTGACTCTGGTGTCTCTAAGGGAGCGTATGCTGGAACCACAGGGAATCTATCTGGTTGGCATGGCTCTTCCCGAGGTCATGATGGTATGAGCCAACGTAGTGGAGGTAGTACAGGAAACCACCGACACTGGAATGGCAGCTTCCATTCCCGGAAAGGCTGTGCCTTTCAAGAAAAAACACCAACTGAgattagggaagaaaaaaaagaggataaaGTAGAAAAGTTGCAGTTCGAAGAGGAAGACTTT CCTTCTTTGAATCCAGAGGCTGGCAAACAGAATCAGCTGTGCAGACCAGTTGGGACCCCTTCTGGAGTGTGGG AAAATCCACCTAGTGCCAAGCAACCCTCAAAGATGCTAGTCATcaaaaaaatttccaaagaggATCCTGCTGCTGCCTTTTCTGCTGCATTCACCTCCTCAGGATCCCACCATGCAAATGGGAACAAAGTGTCAACAATGGTCCCAAGTGTCTATAAGAACTTGGTTCCTAAGCCTGCACCACCTCCCTCAAAG CCCAACGCCTGGAAAGCTAACAGAATGGAACACAAATCTGGATCACTTTGCTCTAGCCGGGAGTCTGCTTTTACCAATCCAATTTCTGTTACTAAACCAGTGGTACTGGCTGCTGGTGCCGTTCTCCATTCTCCAAAAGAG AGTCCCTCCAGTACTACCCCTCCCATTGAGATCAGCTCCTCTCGCCTGACCAAATTGACCCGACGAACCACGGACAGGAAGAGTGAGTTCCTGAAGACTCTGAAGGATGAGCGAAATGGAGACTGCTCAGAAAGTAGAGACTGTGACAAGCTGGAGGGGCTAAGA TCGGAGAGCAGCCACACACCTGAACCAAAGGAACATGGAGAACAAGCTTGTCTTCAGAACGGTCTTTCTCTGCCCATGGTTGAGGAAGGAGAGGTTCTTTCACACTCTCTGGAAGCAGAGCACAG GTTATTAAAAGCAATGGGATGGCAGGAATACCCTGAAAATGATGAGAGTTGCCTTCCACTCACAGAGGATGAGCTCAAGGAATTCCACGTGAGAACAGAGCAG CTACGAAGAAATGGGTTTGTAAAGAATGGCTTCTTACAAAGTCGCGGTTCCAGCCTGTTCTCCCCGTGGAGAGGCACTTGCATTGCAGAGTGTGAGGACTCAGACACGGAAACAAGCAGCAGCGAGACGTCAGATGACGATGCCTGGAAGTAG
- the Ccdc17 gene encoding coiled-coil domain-containing protein 17, producing MANYSGESGLLPCESCDMVFRSWALLATHTKRFCIGRLTPEVTLKSQPSDAIKQLGTKIMAQEKSRDQEASTSALKRLTEETAGSPGERLRVLQGTRARRVEETEAQSRALERRGEELKRRLHSVAGPKGGVPRPLELERELRELREEASRTRGALQTLGARFQALQLQPSKQQDTHRAVEFCYLPLRFNPETLGAEIRILREAYVHGGGRDPEVLDKILQLQVEASALELQRSQNRKEKTSAASEEVLMVEAENRLLEAEILALQKQKVLSLSPWGSRDLPRHLSRCDNSLLPPPVAPPIPPLTSSTKAQNFHGTSKTILNGTMTRKLGLDLHFLLPASDVPGPAPYDAGAGLVIFYDFLRGLDTSWIWVQLITSLARNGQDTGGTTALPPALCLPQLSAPGPMGNCAILASRQPVPRLPPSPLVSLICELQAWQGVTWAPKPKAWASLLLFDQDLRVFSGRWRLPLRVYPNTSLSLAQKNEIPQAGQAELFLRLVNARDTDAQTLAEINPANAHEYQYPPMVSSSSSVKSSVFTHGSAFADPPPPTEEAFVSVKDKDEQSSSPVLTETISSRPAAF from the exons ATGGCCAATTACTCTGGGGAATCAGGACTTTTGCCCTGTGAATCCTGTGATATGGTTTTCCGCTCATGGGCTTTGTTGGCCACACACACCAAACGATTCTGCATTGGCCGGCTGACTCCGGAGGTAACGCTTAAATCACAGCCTTCAGACGCGATCAAACAACTAGGCACCAAG ATTATGGCACAAGAAAAGAGCCGTGATCAGGAGGCCAGCACATCTGCTCTAAAGAGGCTGACAGAGGAG ACTGCAGGGAGCCCTGGGGAGAGGCTGCGAGTCTTGCAGGGAACCCGCGCTAGGCGCGTGGAGGAGACGGAAGCGCAAAGCCGGGCCCTGGAGCGTCGCGGCGAAG AACTAAAACGGCGCCTCCACAGCGTGGCGGGACCCAAGGGAGGAGTACCCCGCCCATTGGAGTTGGAGCGCGAGCTCAGAGAACTCAGGGAAGAGGCCAGCCGGACCCGGGGAGCGCTGCAAACGCTAGGCGCACGTTTCCAGGCGCTCCAGCTACAGCCTTC CAAACAGCAGGACACCCATAGAGCAGTGGAATTCTGTTACCTGCCGCTACGGTTCAACCCGGAAACGCTGGGTGCAGAGATCCG GATCCTACGTGAAGCCTACGTGCACGGTGGAGGCCGGGACCCAGAAGTTCTGGACAAAATATTGCAGCTGCAAGTGGAAGCGTCAGCCCTGGAATTGCAGCGGTCACAGAACCGCAAGG aaaaaacAAGTGCCGCCTCTGAGGAGGTTCTAATGGTGGAAGCCGAAAACAGGCTCCTGGAGGCAGAAATACTGGCCTTGCAGAAGCAGAAAGTCCTGAGTCTGTCGCCCTGGG gATCCAGGGATCTCCCGAGACACCTGAGTAGGTGTGAtaactccctcctccctccaccagtTGCACCCCCAATACCTCCACTTACAAGTTCCACAAAAGCCCAGAACTTCCATGGCACTTCAAAGACT ATACTTAATGGAACCATGACAAGAAAGTTGGGTCTGGATCTCCACTTCCTCCTACCAGCATCAGATGTTCCAGGTCCTGCACCCTATGATGCTGG GGCTGGCCTTGTCATTTTCTATGACTTCCTGCGGGGCCTTGACACTTCTTGGATTTGGGTACAGCTAATAACGAGCTTGGCCCGGAATGGACAAGATACAGGAGGAACCACAGCATTACCTCCAGCCCTTTGCTTGCCGCAACTTTCAGCTCCTGGACCTATGGGCAACTGTGCTATCCTAGCAAGCAGGCAGCCTGTGCCCAG GCTGCCTCCATCACCACTGGTATCTTTGATCTGTGAACTACAGGCCTGGCAGGGAGTTACATGGGCACCAAAACCAAAGGCCTGGGCCTCGCTATTGCTATTTGACCAAGATCTGAGGGTGTTTAGTGGCCGTTGGCGCCTCCCACTTCGGGTCTATCCTAACACCAGCCTCAGCCTTGCCCAGAAGAATGAGATTCCCCAG GCAGGCCAGGCTGAGCTCTTTCTGAGGCTGGTAAATGCGAGAGATACAGATGCCCAGACATTGGCAGAGATCAACCCAGCAAATGCCCATGAATACCAGTACCCACCAATG GTTTCCAGTTCATCTTCTGTGAAATCCAGTGTCTTCACCCACGGTTCTGCCTTTGCtgaccccccacctcccacagaAGAGGCCTTTGTCAGTGTTAAGGATAAAGATGAGCAGTCCTCCTCACCAGTTTTGACTGAAACAATTTCTTCTAGACCTGCAGCTTTTTAA
- the Nasp gene encoding nuclear autoantigenic sperm protein isoform X1, whose product MATESTAAAAIAAELVSADKIEDAPAPSTSADKMESLDVDSEAKKLLGLGQKHLVMGDIPAAVNAFQEAASLLGKKYGETANECGEAFFFYGKSLLELARMENGVLGNALEGVHVEEEEGEKTEDESLVENNDNVDEEAREELREQVYDAMGEKEAKKAEGKSLIKPETDKEQESEVEKGGREEMDISEPEEKLQEKVEPTSKQLTESSEEAKEAAIPGLNEDEVTSGKTEQESLCTEEGKSISGAYVQNKEFRETVPQEEGEEIISLEKKPKETSEDQPIGTPEKQGTLMKVVEIEAEIDPEVKSVDVGGEEPKDQVATSESELGKAVLTQLSGQDVEASQVVATEAGAEVSEKPGQEITVLPNNGPVVGQSTAGDQTPSEPQTSAERLTETKDGSSVEEVQAELIPEQEETMLPVEESEAAGDGVETKVAQRATEKAPEEKFKIAANEETQERDEQMKEGEETEGSEEEDKENDKAEETPNESVLEKKSLQENEEEEIGNLELAWDMLDLAKIIFKRQETKEAQLYAAQAHLKLGEVSVESENYIQAVEEFQACLSLQEQYLEAHDRLLAETHYQLGLAYGYNSQYDEAVAQFGSSIDVIEKRMAVLHEQMKEAEGTFTEYEKEIEELKELLPEIREKIEDAKESQRSGNVAELALKATLVESSTSGFTPSGAGASVSMIASRKPTDGASSSNCVSDISHLVRKKRKPEEESPRKDDAKKAKQEPEVNGGSGDAVSGGKEVSENMEAEAENQAESQTAEETVESAATIKSTAC is encoded by the exons tctggATGTGGATAGTGAAGCTAAGAAACTACTGGGATTAGGACAGAAACATCTGGTGATGGGTGACATTCCAGCAGCTGTTAATGCATTCCAGGAAGCAGCTAGTCTTTT AGGTAAGAAGTATGGAGAGACGGCTAATGAGTGTGGAGAAGCCTTCTTTTTTTATGGGAAGTCACTTCTGGAGTTGGCCAG AATGGAGAATGGAGTGTTGGGAAATGCCTTAGAAGGAGTGCatgtagaagaggaagaaggagaaaaaacagAAGATGAATCTTTGgtagaaaataatgataatgtaGATG AGGAAGCAAGGGAAGAGTTGAGAGAACAGGTTTATGACGCCAtgggagaaaaagaagccaaaaaagcaGAAGGCAAGTCTCTGATAAAGCCTGAAACTGATAAAGAACAGGAAAGTgaagtggagaagggtggaagagaagAGATGGATATAAGTGAGCCTGAAGAGAAGCTCCAGGAAAAAGTTGAACCGACTTCAAAGCAGTTAACTGAATCCTCTGAAGAGGCAAAAGAAGCAGCAATACCAGGACTGAATGAAGATGAGGTCACTTCTGGGAAGACAGAACAGGAATCATTGTGTACTGAGGAAGGAAAATCAATTTCTGGAGCTTATGTTCAAAATAAAGAATTCAGAGAAACAGTGcctcaggaggagggagaggaaataaTAAGCttagaaaaaaagccaaaagaaacttCAGAAGATCAGCCTATCGGGACTCCAGAAAAGCAGGGCACTTTAATGAAGGTGGTAGAAATAGAAGCTGAAATAGACCCTGAAGTCAAGTCAGTGGATGTGGGTGGGGAGGAGCCAAAAGATCAGGTAGCTACCTCTGAGAGTGAACTAGGAAAGGCTGTTCTTACACAACTGTCAGGGCAAGATGTTGAAGCATCACAAGTAGTGGCCACAGAGGCTGGAGCTGAAGTCTCTGAGAAGCCAGGCCAGGAGATTACAGTTCTTCCCAACAATGGTCCAGTTGTTGGACAATCAACTGCAGGAGATCAGACTCCTAGTGAACCACAGACTTCTGCAGAAAGACTGACAGAAACTAAAGATGGCTCAAGTGTAGAGGAGGTCCAGGCAGAACTGATTCCTGAACAGGAGGAAACTATGCTACCTGTAGAAGAGTCTGAGGCAGCTGGAGATGGGGTTGAGACCAAGGTAGCCCAGAGGGCCACGGAGAAAGCAcctgaagaaaaatttaagataGCTGCTAATGAAGAGACACAAGAGAGAGACGAACAGATGAAAGAGGGTGAAG AAACTGAAGGctcagaggaagaagacaaagaaaatgacaagGCTGAAGAAACACCAAATGAATCAGTTCTTGAAAAAAAG TCTcttcaagaaaatgaagaggaggagattGGGAATTTGGAACTTGCCTGGGATATGCTGGATTTAGCCAAGATCATTTTTAAGAG gcaagaaacaaaagaagcccAGCTTTATGCTGCACAAGCCCATCTTAAACTTGGAGAAGTTAGTGTTGAATCTG AGAATTATATCCAAGCTGTGGAGGAGTTTCAGGCTTGCCTAAGCCTGCAAGAACAATATTTGGAAGCTCACGACCGTCTCCTTGCAGAGACTCACTACCAGTTGGGTTTGGCTTATGGTTACAACTCTCAGTATGATGAGGCAGTAGCACAGTTTGGCAGCTCTATTGATGTCATTGAAAAGAGAATGG CTGTACTCCATGAGCAGATGAAGGAGGCCGAAGGAACATTTACTgaatatgagaaagaaattgaggagcTGAAAGAACTGCTACCTGAAATTCGAGAGAAGATAGAAGATGCAAAGGAATCTCAGCGGAGTGGGAATGTAGCTGAACTGGCACTGAAAGCTACTCTG GTGGAGAGCTCTACTTCTGGTTTCACTCCTAGTGGAGCTGGTGCCTCAGTATCCATG ATTGCCAGTAGAAAACCAACAGATGGCGCTTCCTCATCAAATTGTGTGTCTGATATTTCCCATCTTGTCAGAAAGAAG AGGAAACCAGAGGAAGAGAGTCCCCGGAAAGATGATGCAAAGAAAGCTAAACAAGAGCCAGAAGTGAATGGAGGTAGTGGGGATGCTGTCTCCGGTGGAAAGGAAGTTTCAGAAAACATGGAGGCTGAG GCTGAGAATCAGGCTGAGAGCCAGACAGCAGAGGAGACCGTGGAGTCTGCAGCTACAATTAAAAGCACTGCATGTTAA
- the Nasp gene encoding nuclear autoantigenic sperm protein isoform X2, whose translation MATESTAAAAIAAELVSADKIEDAPAPSTSADKMESLDVDSEAKKLLGLGQKHLVMGDIPAAVNAFQEAASLLGKKYGETANECGEAFFFYGKSLLELARMENGVLGNALEGVHVEEEEGEKTEDESLVENNDNVDETEGSEEEDKENDKAEETPNESVLEKKSLQENEEEEIGNLELAWDMLDLAKIIFKRQETKEAQLYAAQAHLKLGEVSVESENYIQAVEEFQACLSLQEQYLEAHDRLLAETHYQLGLAYGYNSQYDEAVAQFGSSIDVIEKRMAVLHEQMKEAEGTFTEYEKEIEELKELLPEIREKIEDAKESQRSGNVAELALKATLVESSTSGFTPSGAGASVSMIASRKPTDGASSSNCVSDISHLVRKKRKPEEESPRKDDAKKAKQEPEVNGGSGDAVSGGKEVSENMEAEAENQAESQTAEETVESAATIKSTAC comes from the exons tctggATGTGGATAGTGAAGCTAAGAAACTACTGGGATTAGGACAGAAACATCTGGTGATGGGTGACATTCCAGCAGCTGTTAATGCATTCCAGGAAGCAGCTAGTCTTTT AGGTAAGAAGTATGGAGAGACGGCTAATGAGTGTGGAGAAGCCTTCTTTTTTTATGGGAAGTCACTTCTGGAGTTGGCCAG AATGGAGAATGGAGTGTTGGGAAATGCCTTAGAAGGAGTGCatgtagaagaggaagaaggagaaaaaacagAAGATGAATCTTTGgtagaaaataatgataatgtaGATG AAACTGAAGGctcagaggaagaagacaaagaaaatgacaagGCTGAAGAAACACCAAATGAATCAGTTCTTGAAAAAAAG TCTcttcaagaaaatgaagaggaggagattGGGAATTTGGAACTTGCCTGGGATATGCTGGATTTAGCCAAGATCATTTTTAAGAG gcaagaaacaaaagaagcccAGCTTTATGCTGCACAAGCCCATCTTAAACTTGGAGAAGTTAGTGTTGAATCTG AGAATTATATCCAAGCTGTGGAGGAGTTTCAGGCTTGCCTAAGCCTGCAAGAACAATATTTGGAAGCTCACGACCGTCTCCTTGCAGAGACTCACTACCAGTTGGGTTTGGCTTATGGTTACAACTCTCAGTATGATGAGGCAGTAGCACAGTTTGGCAGCTCTATTGATGTCATTGAAAAGAGAATGG CTGTACTCCATGAGCAGATGAAGGAGGCCGAAGGAACATTTACTgaatatgagaaagaaattgaggagcTGAAAGAACTGCTACCTGAAATTCGAGAGAAGATAGAAGATGCAAAGGAATCTCAGCGGAGTGGGAATGTAGCTGAACTGGCACTGAAAGCTACTCTG GTGGAGAGCTCTACTTCTGGTTTCACTCCTAGTGGAGCTGGTGCCTCAGTATCCATG ATTGCCAGTAGAAAACCAACAGATGGCGCTTCCTCATCAAATTGTGTGTCTGATATTTCCCATCTTGTCAGAAAGAAG AGGAAACCAGAGGAAGAGAGTCCCCGGAAAGATGATGCAAAGAAAGCTAAACAAGAGCCAGAAGTGAATGGAGGTAGTGGGGATGCTGTCTCCGGTGGAAAGGAAGTTTCAGAAAACATGGAGGCTGAG GCTGAGAATCAGGCTGAGAGCCAGACAGCAGAGGAGACCGTGGAGTCTGCAGCTACAATTAAAAGCACTGCATGTTAA